The following are encoded together in the Bombus fervidus isolate BK054 chromosome 10, iyBomFerv1, whole genome shotgun sequence genome:
- the LOC139991406 gene encoding uncharacterized protein — protein MKLVLLVTLLAVLYTVDYSNSAAVRSEEFAEQLRRIVHEMHPDNLRTQRATESGNDDRPKRNCYDTPCGWNTYNPVTRRGTIFMPNTCKCPDDTYRCVRTGENVSMSAYVYHCRQNTTSDDIEGETSEDMDYLS, from the exons ATGAAACTAGTACTCTTAGTGACTTTGCTGGCGGTCCTGTATACCGTCGACTATTCCAATAGTGCTGCAGTCAGATCGGAG GAATTCGCTGAACAGTTGCGCAGGATTGTTCATGAAATGCACCCCGATAACCTAAGAACACAGAGAGCAACCGAGAGCGGAAATGACGACCGTCCGAAACGGAATTGTTACGATACACCCTGCGGATGGAATACATACAATCCTGTCACTCGGCGAGGCACGATTTTCATGCCGAATAC GTGTAAGTGTCCTGACGATACGTACAGGTGCGTGCGTACAGGTGAAAACGTATCCATGAGTGCGTACGTATATCACTGTCGTCAAAATACGACATCGGACGATATTGAAGGCGAAACGTCTGAAGATATGGATTATCTTAGTTAA
- the Sin3a gene encoding SIN3 transcription regulator family member A isoform X1 codes for MKRVRGLDEVASPAAATLKHSSVSAGSGGGGSLEYHSSSGIGVVVPGQAVRSVASKEMPGSIQFGTAQAQQQYTGAIVVPTAAPSPIKGSGSAGLTSTCSSSSVNTGGGLHGGIGGGSNHSMGSQQPTPGTQSQVHTQQQPTIRHKVHSGNVTPLASTPPGTSLGGGSGSQQFQRLKVEDALSYLDQVKYKFSDQPQVYNDFLDIMKEFKSQSIDTPGVITRVSHLFKGHPELIVGFNTFLPPGYKIEVQANEQGYAFQVSVSMPSPTATHTCASLSQHHCTVNVGSPPVASPPTQPAKAPPVLQIMQGGTNMHHSLANNISNNSLTVHAPSPPPVQAYNNSHVSAAQAQAVSQALSQAQDGIPTSGQTQQSQPVEFNHAINYVNKIKNRFQGQPDKYKRFLEILHTYQKEQRNLKESGHMGGTSGSGASGGAKHLTEAEVYSQVAKLFENQEDLLAEFGQFLPDATNQQSSLSNKTATVNDHTTIVKKPLGPKAPYNNSGNISRDLRESGGTSTIERENRDHRDRDRERDRSGIRDINSVQKFGHNTGQLKRSPSFSPSVTAGNSHHIQHGPPLKKPKVSSMRECVTIAEAGKYGSLNDYAFFDKVRKALRSQEVYENFLRCLVLFNQEIVSKSELVQLVTPFLGRFPELLRWFKDFLGHLPESSSTNATNASSNLNVEALPNNVVRSHQERPQGDLAMEIDYTACKRLGASYCALPKSYVQPKCTGRTQLCKEVLNDTWVSFPTWSEDSTFVTSRKTQYEEFIYRCEDERFELDGVIETNASTIRVLEGVHKKMSRMSQEELQKFKLDDCLGGCSPTIHQRALKRIYGDKAADIIDGLKKNPVVAVPVVLRRLKSKEEEWREAQKGFNKLWREQNEKYYLKSLDHQGINFKQNDVKALRSKSLFNEIETLYDERHEQVDDGSGDGQNNSGPHLVLPYKDKSVLDDAANLLIHHVKRQTAIHKEDKQRIKLLLKHFIPDLFFHPRQELSDDERDEDDEKEDLNVAACSNSQSVTMNTSPLGGGGLQANRNKAPVSPIPSSTSIKTEPDIKVPIHAMSDDPEEAYTLFMGSNNWYLFLRLHHILCERLTKMYDRALALAEEESRYKQQRKESTAVALRLKPKNEIEIEDYYPAFLDMVKNVLDGNMESTAYEDTLREMFGIHAYIAFTLDKVVTYAVRQLQHLVSDLICQQCMELFQREQRQPKESSGAGGLCATAYMRLGAEMSYQRKAEKAMADENCFKIYIYKKDCKMTMELLDTEGDEAMDNSCREREREGVTVSEKWSTYVERFSAPAGQTSPKDTPTLTDNEPTTNHPVSNDQAARGGRGRKRKNTDISKKMDGNGWSSLGRILAGRKPVFLYRNIRQWRKKAARMMSASVPNTNQPDKAAGSTDKEKSLDSVDALLKRPPGLRLADSGDTSDIINSDETQCRFNPNSYQMLYIASKEAFLYKQNSFSRARECHPSVTKHLNSKFHQWLAGWVSKNVADVQHRLCQDWLMGRYENLIPHKTRVITDNDQTRTPYRQYNRYRVERLQPDPLTEPSV; via the exons ATGAAACGTGTTCGCGGGCTGGACGAGGTAGCATCACCAGCAGCAGCAACATTAAAGCACTCATCAGTGAGTGCAGGAAGTGGCGGAGGAGGTAGTTTGGAGTACCATTCAAGCAGTGGAATAGGCGTTGTTGTACCTGGCCAAGCAGTTCGATCAGTTGCTTCGAAAGAAATGCCGGGTAGCATACAATTTGGAACTGCCCAAGCTCAACAGCAATATACTGGAGCAATTGTAGTGCCGACCGCGGCCCCGTCCCCCATTAAG GGAAGTGGATCTGCAGGACTTACTTCTACATGTAGCAGTAGCAGTGTAAATACTGGTGGAGGTTTACATGGTGGAATAGGTGGTGGGAGTAACCATAGTATGGGTTCCCAACAGCCTACACCAGGAACACAAAGTCAGGTTCATACTCAACAGCAACCAACAATAAGGCATAAG GTTCATTCTGGCAATGTAACACCATTAGCTTCTACTCCACCAGGCACAAGCCTAGGTGGCGGCAGTGGTTCCCAACAATTTCAGAGATTGAAAGTAGAAGATGCGTTATCTTATTTAGATCAAGTAAAGTACAAATTCAGTGATCAGCCTCAG GTGTATAATGATTTCTTGGATATTATGAAAGAATTTAAGTCTCAAAGCATAGATACACCAGGAGTAATAACAAGAGTGAGCCACTTATTTAAAGGGCACCCTGAACTTATTGTTGGTTTCAATACCTTTCTTCCACCTGGGTACAAAATAGAGGTGCAAGCAAATGAGCAAGGATATGCATTTCAAGTGTCAGTTAGTATGCCAAGTCCAACAGCAACGCACACTTGCGCTAGCTTATCACAGCATCATTGCACTGTGAATGTTGGTTCACCTCCTGTTGCAAGTCCACCAACACAACCAGCGAAAGCTCCTCCAGTATTGCAGATAATGCAAGG GGGCACAAACATGCACCACTCTCTGgcaaataatatttcgaataatagCTTGACAGTACATGCACCTTCGCCACCACCGGTACAGGCATACAATAATTCACATGTTAGTGCAGCTCAAGCGCAGGCTGTGAGTCAAGCATTAAGTCAAGCACAAGATGGTATACCCACCAGTGGACAAACTCAACAAAGCCAACCAGTTGAGTTTAATCATGCGATTAATTACGTTAACAAAATTAAG AATCGATTCCAAGGTCAACCAGACAAGTATAAaagatttttagaaattctgCATACTTATCAGAAAGAGCAgcgaaatttaaaagaatctgGACACATGGGTGGTACGAGTGGATCTGGTGCATCTGGTGGGGCAAAACATTTAACAGAAGCAGAAGTTTATAGCCAGGTTGCCAAGTTATTTGAAAATCAAGAAGATTTGCTGGCTGAGTTTGGACAATTTTTGCCGGATGCTACTAATCAACAGAGTTCGTTG AGTAACAAGACTGCTACAGTTAACGATCACACAACAATTGTCAAGAAACCATTGGGACCTAAAGCACCTTATAATAATTCGGGAAATATTTCGAGAGACCTTCGTGAATCGGGTGGTACTAGTACAATAGAACGCGAAAATCGCGATCATAGAGATCGTGACCGAGAGCGAGATAGATCTGGTATACGAGATATTAATAGCGTACAAAAATTTGGTCATAACACGGGACAATTGAAAAGAAGTCCATCGTTTTCACCTTCGGTAACAGCCGGAAACTCTCACCATATACAGCATGGTCCACCTCTGAAAAAGCCTAAAGTATCGTCTATGCGTGAATGTGTTACCATAGCCGAAGCTGGAAAATATGGCAGTCTCAATGATTATGCTTTCTTCGATAAG gTTCGTAAAGCATTGAGATCGCAAGAAGTATACGAAAATTTCCTCAGATGTTTGGTTTTGTTTAATCAAGAGATAGTTTCTAAATCTGAGTTGGTGCAGTTAGTGACGCCATTTCTTGGTCGTTTTCCTGAACTATTGCGGTGGTTTAAAGATTTCCTGGGCCACTTGCCCGAGTCTTCTAGTACCAACGCAACAAATGCAAGTAGCAATTTAAATGTTGAAGCGCTACCAAATAATGTTGTACGAAGTCATCAAGAGAGACCGCAAGGTGATCTGGCGATGGAAATTGACTACACGGCATGCAAGCGTCTAGGGGCATCATACTGTGCGTTACCAAAGTCTTACGTTCAACCAAAGTGTACAGGAAGAACGCAACTGTGTAAAGAAGTTCTCAACGATACATGGGTTTCATTCCCCACTTGGTCAGAAGACAGTACATTCGTAACATCCAG gAAAACTCAGTACGAGGAATTCATTTATCGTTGCGAGGATGAACGATTTGAGTTGGATGGTGTAATAGAAACTAATGCGTCAACGATCAGAGTTCTCGAGGGTGTCCATAAGAAAATGAGTAGAATGAGCCAAGAAGAACTTCAGAAATTCAAGCTCGACGATTGTCTCGGTGGTTGTTCGCCTACAATTCATCAGAGAGCCTTGAAGAGGATATACGGCGATAAGGCGGCTGACATTATAGACGGTCTTAAGAAAAATCCTGTAGTAGCAGTACCAGTAGTTCTTCGTCGACTAAAGAGTAAGGAAGAAGAATGGCGGGAAGCGCAAAAAGGTTTCAATAAACTCTGGAGAGAACAAAACGAAAAGTACTACTTGAAGTCTCTGGATCATCAAGGTATCAATTTCAAGCAGAACGATGTTAAGGCCCTAAGGTCCAAGAGcctatttaatgaaattgaaacgttATATGATGAG AGACACGAGCAGGTAGACGATGGTAGCGGAGATGGTCAAAATAATAGCGGTCCACACCTTGTATTACCTTACAAAGATAAGTCTGTCCTAGATGATGCAGCCAATCTTCTTATCCATCATGTAAAGCGTCAAACAGCCATCCACAAGGAAGACAAGCAACGAATAAAGCTTTTGTTGAAGCATTTTATACCTGATCTTTTCTTCCATCCACGCCAGGAACTAAGTGACGACGAAAGGGATGAAGACG ATGAGAAGGAAGATCTCAATGTAGCAGCGTGTAGTAATTCTCAGTCGGTAACGATGAATACCTCTCCGTTGGGTGGTGGTGGCCTCCAAGCAAATAGGAATAAGGCGCCGGTATCTCCGATTCCGTCTTCCACGTCTATTAAAACCGAACCTGATATCAAAGTACCGATCCATGCGATGTCGGATGATCCTGAAGAAGCGTACACGCTCTTCATGGGCAGCAACAATTGGTACCTTTTTTTAAGGTTACATCATATATTATGTGAAAGATTAACAAAAATGTACGACCGGGCTCTGGCTCTTGCTGAAGAGGAATCACGGTACAAACAGCAGCGTAAAGAGAGCACAGCTGTCGCGTTACGGTTAAAACCTAAAA atgaaattgaaattgaagatTACTATCCAGCATTTTTGGATATGGTTAAGAATGTTCTAGACGGTAATATGGAAAGTACCGCATATGAGGATACCTTACGAGAAATGTTTGGTATTCACGCATATATCGCTTTTACGTTAGATAAGGTTGTAACATACGCTGTGAGACAA ttGCAGCATTTGGTCTCAGATCTTATATGCCAGCAGTGTATGGAATTATTTCAGCGAGAACAACGACAACCAAAAGAAAGTAGTGGTGCAGGTGGTTTATGTGCTACAGCGTACATGAGACTCGGTGCAGAAATGTCGTATCAGCGTAAAGCTGAAAAGGCTATGGCggatgaaaattgttttaaaatatacatt TATAAGAAAGACTGTAAAATGACAATGGAATTGTTGGATACGGAAGGTGATGAAGCGATGGACAACAGTTGtagggaaagagaaagggaaggAGTTACAGTATCTGAAAAGTGGTCTACATATGTTGAGAGGTTTTCTGCTCCAGCTGGTCAGACTAGCCCGAAAGACACCCCTACCTTAACAGACAATGAGCCAACAACCAATCATCCTGTGAGTAACGACCAGGCAGCAAGGGGGGGGAGGGGCAGAAAGCGCAAGAACACTGACATTAGCAAGAAG ATGGATGGAAATGGTTGGAGTTCTTTAGGCAGAATCTTGGCAGGACGTAAGCCTGTATTTCTTTACCGTAATATTAGACAGTGGAGGAAAAAAGCTGCAAGAATGATGTCAGCATCAGTGCCTAACACCAATCAACCAGATAAAGCAGCAGG ATCAACTGACAAAGAAAAATCACTGGATTCTGTGGATGCGCTCCTAAAGCGACCTCCTGGTTTAAGATTAGCAGATTCTGGGGATACATCTGACATTATCAATTCCGATGAAACCCAGTGTAGATTTAATCCCAATAGTTACCAAATGCTTTATATTGCTAGTAAGGAAGCATTCCtgtataaacaaaattctttcagtcgtGCCAGGGAG TGTCATCCATCTGTTACAAAACACTTGAATTCAAAGTTCCATCAATGGCTAGCGGGTTGGGTATCCAAGAATGTCGCAGATGTTCAACACCGATTATGTCAGGATTGGTTGATGGGACGTTATGAAAACTTAATTCCTCATAAAACACGAGTGATCACGGACAATGATCAAACGAGAACGCCTTATCGACAATACAATCGTTATCGAGTGGAACGCTTGCAACCCGATCCTCTGACGGAACCAAGTGTATAA
- the Sin3a gene encoding SIN3 transcription regulator family member A isoform X2 yields MKRVRGLDEVASPAAATLKHSSVSAGSGGGGSLEYHSSSGIGVVVPGQAVRSVASKEMPGSIQFGTAQAQQQYTGAIVVPTAAPSPIKGSGSAGLTSTCSSSSVNTGGGLHGGIGGGSNHSMGSQQPTPGTQSQVHTQQQPTIRHKVHSGNVTPLASTPPGTSLGGGSGSQQFQRLKVEDALSYLDQVKYKFSDQPQVYNDFLDIMKEFKSQSIDTPGVITRVSHLFKGHPELIVGFNTFLPPGYKIEVQANEQGYAFQVSVSMPSPTATHTCASLSQHHCTVNVGSPPVASPPTQPAKAPPVLQIMQGGTNMHHSLANNISNNSLTVHAPSPPPVQAYNNSHVSAAQAQAVSQALSQAQDGIPTSGQTQQSQPVEFNHAINYVNKIKNRFQGQPDKYKRFLEILHTYQKEQRNLKESGHMGGTSGSGASGGAKHLTEAEVYSQVAKLFENQEDLLAEFGQFLPDATNQQSSLSNKTATVNDHTTIVKKPLGPKAPYNNSGNISRDLRESGGTSTIERENRDHRDRDRERDRSGIRDINSVQKFGHNTGQLKRSPSFSPSVTAGNSHHIQHGPPLKKPKVSSMRECVTIAEAGKYGSLNDYAFFDKVRKALRSQEVYENFLRCLVLFNQEIVSKSELVQLVTPFLGRFPELLRWFKDFLGHLPESSSTNATNASSNLNVEALPNNVVRSHQERPQGDLAMEIDYTACKRLGASYCALPKSYVQPKCTGRTQLCKEVLNDTWVSFPTWSEDSTFVTSRKTQYEEFIYRCEDERFELDGVIETNASTIRVLEGVHKKMSRMSQEELQKFKLDDCLGGCSPTIHQRALKRIYGDKAADIIDGLKKNPVVAVPVVLRRLKSKEEEWREAQKGFNKLWREQNEKYYLKSLDHQGINFKQNDVKALRSKSLFNEIETLYDERHEQVDDGSGDGQNNSGPHLVLPYKDKSVLDDAANLLIHHVKRQTAIHKEDKQRIKLLLKHFIPDLFFHPRQELSDDERDEDDEKEDLNVAACSNSQSVTMNTSPLGGGGLQANRNKAPVSPIPSSTSIKTEPDIKVPIHAMSDDPEEAYTLFMGSNNWYLFLRLHHILCERLTKMYDRALALAEEESRYKQQRKESTAVALRLKPKNEIEIEDYYPAFLDMVKNVLDGNMESTAYEDTLREMFGIHAYIAFTLDKVVTYAVRQLQHLVSDLICQQCMELFQREQRQPKESSGAGGLCATAYMRLGAEMSYQRKAEKAMADENCFKIYIYKKDCKMTMELLDTEGDEAMDNSCREREREGVTVSEKWSTYVERFSAPAGQTSPKDTPTLTDNEPTTNHPMDGNGWSSLGRILAGRKPVFLYRNIRQWRKKAARMMSASVPNTNQPDKAAGSTDKEKSLDSVDALLKRPPGLRLADSGDTSDIINSDETQCRFNPNSYQMLYIASKEAFLYKQNSFSRARECHPSVTKHLNSKFHQWLAGWVSKNVADVQHRLCQDWLMGRYENLIPHKTRVITDNDQTRTPYRQYNRYRVERLQPDPLTEPSV; encoded by the exons ATGAAACGTGTTCGCGGGCTGGACGAGGTAGCATCACCAGCAGCAGCAACATTAAAGCACTCATCAGTGAGTGCAGGAAGTGGCGGAGGAGGTAGTTTGGAGTACCATTCAAGCAGTGGAATAGGCGTTGTTGTACCTGGCCAAGCAGTTCGATCAGTTGCTTCGAAAGAAATGCCGGGTAGCATACAATTTGGAACTGCCCAAGCTCAACAGCAATATACTGGAGCAATTGTAGTGCCGACCGCGGCCCCGTCCCCCATTAAG GGAAGTGGATCTGCAGGACTTACTTCTACATGTAGCAGTAGCAGTGTAAATACTGGTGGAGGTTTACATGGTGGAATAGGTGGTGGGAGTAACCATAGTATGGGTTCCCAACAGCCTACACCAGGAACACAAAGTCAGGTTCATACTCAACAGCAACCAACAATAAGGCATAAG GTTCATTCTGGCAATGTAACACCATTAGCTTCTACTCCACCAGGCACAAGCCTAGGTGGCGGCAGTGGTTCCCAACAATTTCAGAGATTGAAAGTAGAAGATGCGTTATCTTATTTAGATCAAGTAAAGTACAAATTCAGTGATCAGCCTCAG GTGTATAATGATTTCTTGGATATTATGAAAGAATTTAAGTCTCAAAGCATAGATACACCAGGAGTAATAACAAGAGTGAGCCACTTATTTAAAGGGCACCCTGAACTTATTGTTGGTTTCAATACCTTTCTTCCACCTGGGTACAAAATAGAGGTGCAAGCAAATGAGCAAGGATATGCATTTCAAGTGTCAGTTAGTATGCCAAGTCCAACAGCAACGCACACTTGCGCTAGCTTATCACAGCATCATTGCACTGTGAATGTTGGTTCACCTCCTGTTGCAAGTCCACCAACACAACCAGCGAAAGCTCCTCCAGTATTGCAGATAATGCAAGG GGGCACAAACATGCACCACTCTCTGgcaaataatatttcgaataatagCTTGACAGTACATGCACCTTCGCCACCACCGGTACAGGCATACAATAATTCACATGTTAGTGCAGCTCAAGCGCAGGCTGTGAGTCAAGCATTAAGTCAAGCACAAGATGGTATACCCACCAGTGGACAAACTCAACAAAGCCAACCAGTTGAGTTTAATCATGCGATTAATTACGTTAACAAAATTAAG AATCGATTCCAAGGTCAACCAGACAAGTATAAaagatttttagaaattctgCATACTTATCAGAAAGAGCAgcgaaatttaaaagaatctgGACACATGGGTGGTACGAGTGGATCTGGTGCATCTGGTGGGGCAAAACATTTAACAGAAGCAGAAGTTTATAGCCAGGTTGCCAAGTTATTTGAAAATCAAGAAGATTTGCTGGCTGAGTTTGGACAATTTTTGCCGGATGCTACTAATCAACAGAGTTCGTTG AGTAACAAGACTGCTACAGTTAACGATCACACAACAATTGTCAAGAAACCATTGGGACCTAAAGCACCTTATAATAATTCGGGAAATATTTCGAGAGACCTTCGTGAATCGGGTGGTACTAGTACAATAGAACGCGAAAATCGCGATCATAGAGATCGTGACCGAGAGCGAGATAGATCTGGTATACGAGATATTAATAGCGTACAAAAATTTGGTCATAACACGGGACAATTGAAAAGAAGTCCATCGTTTTCACCTTCGGTAACAGCCGGAAACTCTCACCATATACAGCATGGTCCACCTCTGAAAAAGCCTAAAGTATCGTCTATGCGTGAATGTGTTACCATAGCCGAAGCTGGAAAATATGGCAGTCTCAATGATTATGCTTTCTTCGATAAG gTTCGTAAAGCATTGAGATCGCAAGAAGTATACGAAAATTTCCTCAGATGTTTGGTTTTGTTTAATCAAGAGATAGTTTCTAAATCTGAGTTGGTGCAGTTAGTGACGCCATTTCTTGGTCGTTTTCCTGAACTATTGCGGTGGTTTAAAGATTTCCTGGGCCACTTGCCCGAGTCTTCTAGTACCAACGCAACAAATGCAAGTAGCAATTTAAATGTTGAAGCGCTACCAAATAATGTTGTACGAAGTCATCAAGAGAGACCGCAAGGTGATCTGGCGATGGAAATTGACTACACGGCATGCAAGCGTCTAGGGGCATCATACTGTGCGTTACCAAAGTCTTACGTTCAACCAAAGTGTACAGGAAGAACGCAACTGTGTAAAGAAGTTCTCAACGATACATGGGTTTCATTCCCCACTTGGTCAGAAGACAGTACATTCGTAACATCCAG gAAAACTCAGTACGAGGAATTCATTTATCGTTGCGAGGATGAACGATTTGAGTTGGATGGTGTAATAGAAACTAATGCGTCAACGATCAGAGTTCTCGAGGGTGTCCATAAGAAAATGAGTAGAATGAGCCAAGAAGAACTTCAGAAATTCAAGCTCGACGATTGTCTCGGTGGTTGTTCGCCTACAATTCATCAGAGAGCCTTGAAGAGGATATACGGCGATAAGGCGGCTGACATTATAGACGGTCTTAAGAAAAATCCTGTAGTAGCAGTACCAGTAGTTCTTCGTCGACTAAAGAGTAAGGAAGAAGAATGGCGGGAAGCGCAAAAAGGTTTCAATAAACTCTGGAGAGAACAAAACGAAAAGTACTACTTGAAGTCTCTGGATCATCAAGGTATCAATTTCAAGCAGAACGATGTTAAGGCCCTAAGGTCCAAGAGcctatttaatgaaattgaaacgttATATGATGAG AGACACGAGCAGGTAGACGATGGTAGCGGAGATGGTCAAAATAATAGCGGTCCACACCTTGTATTACCTTACAAAGATAAGTCTGTCCTAGATGATGCAGCCAATCTTCTTATCCATCATGTAAAGCGTCAAACAGCCATCCACAAGGAAGACAAGCAACGAATAAAGCTTTTGTTGAAGCATTTTATACCTGATCTTTTCTTCCATCCACGCCAGGAACTAAGTGACGACGAAAGGGATGAAGACG ATGAGAAGGAAGATCTCAATGTAGCAGCGTGTAGTAATTCTCAGTCGGTAACGATGAATACCTCTCCGTTGGGTGGTGGTGGCCTCCAAGCAAATAGGAATAAGGCGCCGGTATCTCCGATTCCGTCTTCCACGTCTATTAAAACCGAACCTGATATCAAAGTACCGATCCATGCGATGTCGGATGATCCTGAAGAAGCGTACACGCTCTTCATGGGCAGCAACAATTGGTACCTTTTTTTAAGGTTACATCATATATTATGTGAAAGATTAACAAAAATGTACGACCGGGCTCTGGCTCTTGCTGAAGAGGAATCACGGTACAAACAGCAGCGTAAAGAGAGCACAGCTGTCGCGTTACGGTTAAAACCTAAAA atgaaattgaaattgaagatTACTATCCAGCATTTTTGGATATGGTTAAGAATGTTCTAGACGGTAATATGGAAAGTACCGCATATGAGGATACCTTACGAGAAATGTTTGGTATTCACGCATATATCGCTTTTACGTTAGATAAGGTTGTAACATACGCTGTGAGACAA ttGCAGCATTTGGTCTCAGATCTTATATGCCAGCAGTGTATGGAATTATTTCAGCGAGAACAACGACAACCAAAAGAAAGTAGTGGTGCAGGTGGTTTATGTGCTACAGCGTACATGAGACTCGGTGCAGAAATGTCGTATCAGCGTAAAGCTGAAAAGGCTATGGCggatgaaaattgttttaaaatatacatt TATAAGAAAGACTGTAAAATGACAATGGAATTGTTGGATACGGAAGGTGATGAAGCGATGGACAACAGTTGtagggaaagagaaagggaaggAGTTACAGTATCTGAAAAGTGGTCTACATATGTTGAGAGGTTTTCTGCTCCAGCTGGTCAGACTAGCCCGAAAGACACCCCTACCTTAACAGACAATGAGCCAACAACCAATCATCCT ATGGATGGAAATGGTTGGAGTTCTTTAGGCAGAATCTTGGCAGGACGTAAGCCTGTATTTCTTTACCGTAATATTAGACAGTGGAGGAAAAAAGCTGCAAGAATGATGTCAGCATCAGTGCCTAACACCAATCAACCAGATAAAGCAGCAGG ATCAACTGACAAAGAAAAATCACTGGATTCTGTGGATGCGCTCCTAAAGCGACCTCCTGGTTTAAGATTAGCAGATTCTGGGGATACATCTGACATTATCAATTCCGATGAAACCCAGTGTAGATTTAATCCCAATAGTTACCAAATGCTTTATATTGCTAGTAAGGAAGCATTCCtgtataaacaaaattctttcagtcgtGCCAGGGAG TGTCATCCATCTGTTACAAAACACTTGAATTCAAAGTTCCATCAATGGCTAGCGGGTTGGGTATCCAAGAATGTCGCAGATGTTCAACACCGATTATGTCAGGATTGGTTGATGGGACGTTATGAAAACTTAATTCCTCATAAAACACGAGTGATCACGGACAATGATCAAACGAGAACGCCTTATCGACAATACAATCGTTATCGAGTGGAACGCTTGCAACCCGATCCTCTGACGGAACCAAGTGTATAA